In Hymenobacter sublimis, a single genomic region encodes these proteins:
- a CDS encoding glycoside hydrolase family 43 protein, with protein MLFLRSSFWASLLLVGTLACSKSSPSVTPTPTPPTAPTTTTFTNPLLSVGPDPWVVRRGDVYYYMSTTGGNLVIRKTAKMSELGSAVSTVVWTPQQAGINQIEIWAPELHFLDGKWYIYYSANPLCCDGHRIFVLENSSADPTTGTWVDKGRIAVPGQDLWAIDGTVLEQNGKRYLLWSGHEVARAQTQRIYIAEMSNPWTLVGPRVELSKPEFSWEQLGDPDVNEGPEILKRGDKTFVVYSASHCSTDDYALGLLTASATADPLKLSSWTKTPTPVFVKNPAGRAFGPGHNGFFQSKDGTEDWIIYHANPQAGQGCGDNRSPRMQKFTWKADGTPDFGTPVALGTALPKPAGE; from the coding sequence ATGTTGTTTCTCCGTTCCTCCTTCTGGGCTTCCCTGCTGCTGGTCGGCACTCTGGCTTGCTCCAAAAGCTCTCCATCAGTAACGCCCACCCCGACCCCGCCAACCGCGCCTACCACTACCACCTTCACGAACCCACTGCTGTCGGTGGGGCCTGATCCGTGGGTGGTGCGCCGGGGCGACGTGTACTACTACATGAGCACGACGGGCGGCAACTTGGTCATCCGCAAGACGGCAAAAATGTCGGAGCTGGGTTCGGCCGTGAGCACCGTGGTCTGGACGCCCCAGCAGGCTGGCATCAACCAAATTGAAATCTGGGCCCCGGAGCTGCACTTTCTGGACGGGAAGTGGTACATCTATTACTCGGCTAACCCGCTCTGCTGCGACGGGCACCGTATTTTCGTGTTGGAAAATTCTTCTGCTGACCCTACCACAGGCACTTGGGTTGATAAGGGCCGCATTGCCGTGCCGGGTCAGGATTTGTGGGCCATTGATGGTACTGTACTGGAGCAGAACGGTAAGCGCTACCTGCTGTGGTCGGGCCATGAAGTAGCCCGCGCCCAAACCCAGCGCATTTACATAGCCGAAATGAGCAACCCCTGGACCCTGGTAGGGCCGCGGGTGGAGCTCTCGAAACCCGAGTTCAGCTGGGAGCAGCTTGGTGACCCGGATGTGAACGAGGGGCCGGAAATCCTGAAGCGCGGCGACAAAACCTTTGTGGTGTACTCGGCCAGCCACTGCAGCACCGACGACTACGCCCTGGGCTTGCTCACGGCTTCCGCTACCGCCGACCCGCTGAAGCTTAGCTCCTGGACCAAAACGCCCACCCCCGTATTCGTGAAGAACCCCGCGGGCCGCGCTTTTGGGCCGGGCCATAACGGCTTTTTCCAGTCTAAAGACGGCACCGAGGACTGGATTATTTACCATGCCAACCCCCAAGCCGGCCAGGGCTGCGGCGACAACCGGAGCCCGCGCATGCAGAAGTTTACCTGGAAAGCCGACGGCACGCCCGATTTTGGGACGCCCGTGGCCCTAGGCACGGCCCTGCCGAAACCCGCCGGCGAATAA